One window of Papaver somniferum cultivar HN1 chromosome 9, ASM357369v1, whole genome shotgun sequence genomic DNA carries:
- the LOC113312399 gene encoding uncharacterized protein LOC113312399 — translation MRNFLWGSSKTSKLVNWNLVLAAKNRGGLAVLNLKQMNIALLAKWVWRFGVEKDHLWCKIITEKHGAMYSHWIPGRVTNTSGISCWKSIVETSFLVNTNTSITIHSGTRVSFWFDNWIGVDSLKIYFPDLFRLAKDKYSSVASHISNGSWVFDFKIRLVDNEVNQFATLLLRIGSLPPLLNNLPDTRRWSLGNNRVFSFKTLYSQLIKTDGAEDFPFRFVWNSKIPPKVIFCVWCDVHVKLNTKDMLLRKGMDMDNGYKFSTRFFFCFY, via the coding sequence ATGAGGAACTTCTTATGGGGAAGTTCAAAGACTTCGAAATTGGTTAACTGGAATTTGGTTCTAGCTGCCAAAAATAGAGGAGGTCTGGCTGTCTTAAATCTCAAACAAATGAATATTGCCTTACTAGCAAAATGGGTTTGGAGATTTGGAGTGGAAAAAGATCATCTATGGTGTAAGATCATTACTGAGAAACACGGAGCAATGTATTCTCACTGGATACCTGGCAGAGTCACTAACACAAGTGGTATTTCTTGTTGGAAATCAATTGTGGAAACTAGTTTTTTGGTAAATACCAATACTTCTATCACTATTCACTCAGGAACAAGAGTTTCTTTCTGGTTTGATAATTGGATTGGAGTTgattctttaaaaatatatttccCTGATCTTTTTAGATTGGCAAAAGATAAATATTCTTCAGTGGCTTCTCACATTTCAAATGGAAGTTGGGTATTTGATTTCAAAATAAGACTAGTGGACAATGAGGTGAATCAGTTTGCTACACTTCTTCTCAGAATTGGATCATTACCTCCACTTTTGAATAACTTACCAGATACAAGAAGATGGTCCTTGGGCAATAACAGAGTGTTCTCTTTTAAGACTCTTTACTCTCAATTAATCAAGACTGATGGTGCGGAAGATTTTCCTTTTCGGTTTGTCTGGAACTCAAAGATACCTCCTAAGGTGATTTTTTGTGTGTGGTGTGATGTTCATGTCAAGCTTAACACCAAGGACATGCTTTTGCGGAAGGGTATGGACATGGACAATGGTTATAAATTTAGTACtaggtttttcttttgtttctacTGA
- the LOC113312400 gene encoding uncharacterized protein LOC113312400: MGLCVFWAIWKGRNDVVFNRDKFNVSGVIQEVMHWYNMKMEVDIDVEQPTENDVLEAQQEQWEPPNGEKIKINFDGAAGKKGFACGAIARDSTGKVQCCQNRIVEYCTPVEVEAYSA; the protein is encoded by the coding sequence ATGGGTTTGTGTGTGTTCTGGGCAATATGGAAGGGGAGAAATGATGTAGTCTTTAACAGAGATAAGTTTAATGTCAGTGGGGTAATCCAGGAGGTAATGCACTGGTACAATATGAAGATGGAAGTGGATATTGATGTAGAACAACCAACAGAAAATGATGTGTTAGAGGCGCAGCAGGAGCAATGGGAACCGCCAAATGGAGAGAAGATAAAGATCAATTTCGATGGAGCTGCAGGGAAAAAGGGGTTTGCTTGTGGGGCTATAGCTAGAGACAGTACAGGCAAAGTCCAGTGTTGCCAAAACAGAATAGTAGAATACTGCACTCCAGTTGAAGTTGAAGCGTATAGTGCATAA